A part of Roseitalea porphyridii genomic DNA contains:
- the mdh gene encoding malate dehydrogenase: protein MARNKIALIGSGMIGGTLAHMIGLKELGDVVLFDIAEGIPQGKGLDIAESAPVDGFDARFTGANSYEAIKGADVCIVTAGVPRKPGMSRDDLLEINLKVMEQVGSGIRKYAPEAFVICITNPLDAMVWALQKFSGLPRNMVCGMAGVLDSARFRHFLAEEFDVSVEDVTAFVLGGHGDTMVPLTRYSTVGGIPLPDLVKMGWTTKDKLDAIVQRTRDGGAEIVGLLKTGSAYYAPASSAIAMAESYLKDKKRVMPVAAHLSGQYGVKDMYVGVPTVVGAGGVERIIEIDLNKSEQKMFDKSVESVAGLCEACAKIAPNLK from the coding sequence ATGGCACGCAACAAGATCGCACTCATCGGTTCCGGCATGATCGGCGGAACGCTGGCCCACATGATCGGGCTGAAGGAACTGGGCGATGTTGTCCTGTTCGACATCGCCGAGGGCATCCCCCAGGGCAAGGGGCTCGACATTGCCGAATCCGCGCCGGTCGACGGGTTCGACGCGCGCTTCACCGGTGCCAATTCCTACGAGGCGATCAAGGGCGCCGACGTCTGCATCGTGACCGCCGGCGTGCCGCGCAAGCCCGGCATGAGCCGCGACGATCTGCTCGAGATCAACCTCAAGGTGATGGAGCAGGTCGGCTCGGGCATCCGCAAATATGCTCCCGAGGCATTCGTCATCTGCATCACCAACCCGCTCGACGCGATGGTCTGGGCGCTGCAGAAGTTCTCCGGCCTGCCCCGCAACATGGTCTGCGGCATGGCCGGCGTGCTCGACTCGGCCCGCTTCCGCCATTTTCTCGCCGAGGAGTTCGACGTGTCGGTCGAGGACGTCACCGCCTTCGTGCTCGGCGGCCATGGCGACACGATGGTGCCGCTGACCCGCTATTCGACCGTCGGCGGCATTCCGCTGCCGGACCTGGTCAAGATGGGCTGGACCACCAAGGACAAGCTCGACGCCATCGTCCAGCGCACCCGTGACGGCGGCGCCGAGATCGTCGGCCTGCTGAAAACCGGTTCGGCCTATTATGCGCCCGCCTCCTCGGCGATCGCCATGGCCGAAAGCTACCTGAAGGACAAGAAGCGGGTCATGCCCGTGGCCGCGCACCTGTCGGGCCAGTACGGCGTCAAGGACATGTATGTCGGCGTGCCGACCGTCGTCGGCGCCGGCGGCGTCGAGCGGATCATCGAGATCGACCTGAACAAGTCCGAGCAGAAAATGTTCGACAAGTCGGTGGAATCGGTCGCCGGCCTGTGCGAGGCCTGCGCCAAGATCGCGCCGAACCTGAAGTGA
- the sucC gene encoding ADP-forming succinate--CoA ligase subunit beta, giving the protein MNIHEYQAKRLLHSYGAPVAPGVAVYSVEQAEEWARKLPGPLYVVKSQIHAGGRGKGKFKELGDDAKGGVRLAHSVEEVVDNAREMLGNTLETKQTGPAGKQVNRLYIEDGADIDRELYLSILIDRATGRPAFVVSTEGGMDIEAVAEETPDKITTLPIDPVKGMTEADAKKLNRALKLTKQAAKDGLDLFPTLYKAFTEKDMSLLEVNPLIVMKDGRLRVLDAKVSFDGNALFRHPDIVELRDISEEDEKEIEASKHDLAYVALDGNIGCMVNGAGLAMATMDIIKLYGAEPANFLDVGGGASKEKVTAAFKIITADRNVKGILVNIFGGIMRCDVIAEGVVAAVKEVGLKVPLVVRLEGTNVDQGKAILNDSGLDIIAADDLDDAAKKIVAAVSEGKE; this is encoded by the coding sequence ATGAACATCCACGAATATCAGGCCAAGCGGCTTCTTCATTCCTACGGCGCGCCCGTCGCGCCCGGCGTTGCCGTCTATTCGGTCGAGCAGGCCGAGGAATGGGCCAGGAAGCTGCCGGGGCCGCTCTACGTGGTCAAGAGCCAGATCCATGCCGGCGGACGCGGCAAGGGCAAGTTCAAGGAACTGGGCGATGACGCCAAGGGCGGCGTGCGGCTGGCGCATTCGGTCGAGGAAGTCGTCGACAACGCCCGCGAAATGCTCGGCAACACGCTGGAGACCAAGCAGACCGGTCCGGCCGGCAAGCAGGTCAACCGGCTCTATATCGAGGACGGCGCCGACATCGACCGCGAACTCTACCTGTCGATCCTGATCGACCGCGCGACCGGCAGGCCGGCTTTCGTCGTGTCGACCGAAGGCGGCATGGACATCGAGGCGGTCGCCGAAGAGACGCCCGACAAGATCACCACGCTGCCGATCGATCCGGTCAAGGGCATGACCGAGGCCGACGCCAAGAAGCTCAACCGGGCGCTGAAGCTGACCAAGCAGGCGGCCAAGGACGGGCTGGACCTGTTCCCGACGCTCTACAAGGCGTTCACCGAAAAGGACATGAGCCTGCTCGAGGTGAACCCGCTGATCGTCATGAAGGACGGCCGGCTGCGCGTGCTCGACGCCAAGGTGTCGTTCGACGGCAACGCGCTGTTCCGCCATCCCGACATCGTCGAGTTGCGCGACATATCCGAAGAGGACGAAAAGGAGATCGAGGCCTCAAAGCACGATCTCGCCTATGTCGCGCTCGACGGCAACATCGGCTGCATGGTCAACGGCGCCGGCCTTGCCATGGCGACCATGGACATCATCAAGCTCTATGGCGCCGAGCCGGCGAACTTTCTCGATGTGGGCGGCGGCGCGTCCAAGGAGAAGGTGACGGCCGCCTTCAAGATCATCACCGCCGATCGCAACGTCAAAGGCATCCTCGTCAACATCTTCGGCGGCATCATGCGCTGCGATGTGATCGCCGAGGGCGTGGTCGCGGCGGTCAAGGAAGTCGGCCTCAAGGTGCCGCTCGTCGTGCGGCTCGAAGGCACCAACGTCGATCAGGGCAAGGCGATCCTGAACGACAGCGGCCTCGACATCATCGCCGCCGACGATCTCGACGACGCGGCCAAGAAGATCGTCGCGGCGGTCTCCGAAGGGAAAGAATAA
- the sucD gene encoding succinate--CoA ligase subunit alpha translates to MSILVNKDTKVLVQGLTGKTGTFHTEQALAYFGTQMVGGIHPKKGGETWTAGEGAGEKAGAELPIFATVAEGKKATGANASVVYVPPAGAGDAIIEAIDADIPLIICITEGIPVMDMVKVKARLDKSKSRLIGPNCPGVLTPEECKIGIMPGRIFKKGSVGILSRSGTLTYEAVFQTTNEGLGQSTAVGIGGDPVKGTEFIDMLDLFLDDDETESIIMIGEIGGSAEEDACEWLKAQAEKGRKKPMVGFIAGRTAPPGRTMGHAGAVISGGKGGADDKIKAMEDAGIRVSPSPAQLGSTLVEVLKG, encoded by the coding sequence ATGTCCATTCTGGTCAACAAAGACACCAAGGTCCTCGTTCAGGGCCTGACCGGCAAGACCGGCACCTTCCATACCGAACAGGCGCTCGCCTATTTCGGCACGCAGATGGTCGGTGGCATCCACCCCAAGAAGGGCGGCGAGACCTGGACGGCCGGCGAGGGCGCCGGCGAAAAGGCGGGCGCCGAACTGCCGATCTTCGCCACCGTCGCCGAAGGCAAGAAGGCGACCGGAGCCAACGCCTCGGTCGTCTACGTGCCGCCGGCGGGCGCGGGCGATGCGATCATCGAGGCGATCGACGCCGACATTCCGCTGATCATCTGCATCACCGAGGGCATCCCCGTGATGGACATGGTCAAGGTCAAGGCACGGCTCGACAAGTCCAAGTCGCGCCTGATCGGACCGAACTGCCCCGGCGTTCTGACGCCCGAGGAGTGCAAGATCGGCATCATGCCGGGCCGCATCTTCAAGAAGGGCTCGGTCGGCATCCTGTCGCGCTCGGGCACGCTGACCTACGAGGCCGTCTTCCAGACCACCAACGAGGGGCTCGGCCAGTCGACCGCGGTCGGAATCGGCGGCGATCCGGTCAAGGGGACCGAATTCATCGACATGCTGGATCTGTTCCTCGACGATGACGAGACCGAATCCATCATCATGATCGGCGAGATCGGCGGCAGCGCCGAGGAAGACGCCTGCGAGTGGCTCAAGGCGCAGGCAGAAAAGGGCCGCAAGAAGCCGATGGTCGGTTTCATCGCCGGCCGCACCGCCCCGCCCGGACGCACCATGGGTCACGCCGGCGCGGTGATTTCCGGAGGCAAGGGCGGCGCCGACGACAAGATCAAGGCGATGGAGGATGCGGGCATCCGCGTCTCGCCCTCGCCGGCGCAACTGGGTTCGACGCTGGTCGAGGTGCTGAAGGGCTGA
- a CDS encoding nuclear transport factor 2 family protein: MTDSTRTAVDNWYAAIKAGDWAALRDATTTDIVVDYPAPDGALPWSGEWKGPDRLQAFFRTIGDHLSVDRVEVTDTFETDDAFITVLKGQWTVRSNGRKVNARAVNIFRIRDGLVARYQVHNDTAAFAKALD, encoded by the coding sequence TTGACCGACAGTACGCGCACCGCGGTCGACAACTGGTACGCCGCCATCAAGGCCGGCGACTGGGCCGCCCTGCGTGACGCGACCACAACGGACATCGTTGTGGACTATCCCGCGCCGGACGGGGCGTTGCCGTGGTCGGGCGAATGGAAAGGGCCCGATCGATTGCAGGCGTTCTTCAGGACGATCGGCGACCATCTCAGTGTGGACCGGGTCGAAGTCACCGACACTTTCGAAACCGACGATGCGTTCATCACGGTTCTGAAGGGACAGTGGACGGTTCGCAGCAACGGCCGAAAGGTCAATGCCCGGGCGGTCAATATCTTCAGGATCAGAGACGGGCTCGTTGCCCGGTATCAGGTGCATAACGACACGGCCGCGTTCGCAAAGGCGCTGGACTGA
- a CDS encoding 2-oxoglutarate dehydrogenase E1 component translates to MARKDQANDIFAGTSFLYGGNALYIEQMQARYEEDPASVSEEWRSFFEGLADNPDDVIKVADGPSWERDNWPIAQNGELTSALDGNWGEVEAHMNGKLAEKARAAGEGISSEELLRATRDSVRAIMMIRAYRMRGHLHADLDPLGLAGHKEDYNELHPSSYGFQESDYDRPIFIDHVLGLEYATIPQMLDILKRTYCGTMAVEFMHISNPEEKAWLQERIEGPDKGVAFTPNGKKAILQKLIEAEGFEQFIDVKYKGTKRFGLDGGEALIPALEQIIKRGGQLGLNDIVLGMAHRGRLNVLTQVMGKPHRALFNEFKGGSFVPDDVEGSGDVKYHLGASSDREFDDNTVHLSLTANPSHLEIVNPVVLGKARAKQDQLAGGAHRPEIVPLPERVKVLPLLLHGDAAFAGQGVVAECFGLSALRGHRVAGSIHFIINNQIGFTTNPYLSRSSPYPSDVAKMIEAPIFHVNGDDPEAVVYAAKVATEFRMKFHKPVVIDMFCYRRFGHNEGDEPAFTQPIMYRTIRKHKTSVQLYSDKLIAEGHVTVDDVEKMKTDWREHLEIEFQAGEDYKPNKADWLDGKWSGLQRADNQDERRRGKTNVPLKTLKEIGKRLTTVPEDFNIHRTVKRFLDNRAKMIDSGEGIDWATAEALAFGSILLDGQGVRLSGQDVERGTFSQRHSVLYDQESEKRYTPLNEIKAGQGRYEVINSMLSEEAVLGYEYGYTLAEPNALTLWEAQFGDFANGAQVIFDQFISSGERKWLRMSGLVCLLPHGYEGQGPEHSSARLERFLQMCAEDNMQVANCTTPANYFHILRRQLKREFRKPLILMTPKSLLRHKRATSTLTEMSGESAFHRLLWDDAEYRKDDSAIKLVTDSKIRRVILCTGKVYYDLYEEREERGINDVYLLRIEQLYPFPAKALITELSRFRNAEMVWCQEEPKNMGAWAFIDPYLEWVLAHINAKHDRVRYTGRPASASTATGLMGTHKAQLEAFLEDALGD, encoded by the coding sequence ATGGCACGCAAGGATCAGGCCAACGACATCTTCGCCGGGACATCGTTCCTCTACGGCGGCAACGCGCTCTACATCGAGCAGATGCAGGCGCGCTACGAGGAGGACCCGGCCTCGGTCTCCGAGGAATGGCGCAGCTTCTTCGAGGGCCTGGCCGACAATCCCGACGATGTCATCAAGGTGGCCGACGGCCCCTCATGGGAGCGCGACAACTGGCCGATCGCGCAGAACGGCGAGCTGACCTCGGCGCTCGACGGCAACTGGGGCGAGGTCGAGGCGCACATGAACGGCAAGCTCGCCGAGAAGGCGCGCGCGGCCGGCGAAGGCATCTCCAGCGAGGAACTGCTGCGCGCCACCCGCGATTCGGTCCGAGCGATCATGATGATCCGCGCCTATCGCATGCGCGGCCATCTGCACGCCGATCTCGATCCGCTCGGCCTGGCCGGCCACAAGGAGGACTATAACGAACTGCACCCGTCCTCCTACGGGTTCCAGGAGAGCGATTACGACCGGCCGATCTTCATCGATCACGTGCTCGGGCTCGAGTATGCGACGATCCCGCAGATGCTCGACATCCTCAAGCGCACCTATTGCGGCACGATGGCGGTCGAATTCATGCACATCTCCAATCCCGAGGAGAAGGCATGGCTGCAGGAACGCATCGAGGGACCGGACAAGGGCGTGGCCTTCACGCCCAACGGCAAGAAGGCGATCCTGCAGAAGCTGATCGAGGCCGAGGGCTTCGAGCAGTTCATCGACGTCAAGTACAAGGGCACCAAGCGCTTTGGCCTCGACGGCGGCGAGGCGCTCATTCCCGCGCTCGAGCAGATCATCAAGCGCGGCGGTCAGCTCGGCCTCAACGACATCGTGCTCGGCATGGCCCACCGCGGCCGTCTGAACGTGTTGACCCAGGTGATGGGCAAGCCGCACCGGGCGCTGTTCAACGAGTTCAAGGGCGGTTCGTTCGTCCCCGATGACGTCGAGGGCTCGGGCGACGTCAAGTATCATCTGGGCGCCTCGTCGGACCGCGAGTTCGACGACAACACGGTGCACCTGTCGCTGACCGCCAACCCTTCGCATCTGGAAATCGTCAATCCGGTCGTTTTGGGCAAGGCGCGCGCCAAGCAGGATCAGCTCGCCGGCGGCGCGCACCGGCCCGAGATCGTGCCGCTGCCCGAACGGGTGAAGGTGCTGCCGCTGCTGCTGCATGGCGATGCGGCGTTCGCCGGCCAGGGCGTGGTGGCCGAGTGCTTCGGGCTTTCGGCGCTGCGCGGCCACCGCGTGGCGGGCTCGATCCACTTCATCATCAACAACCAGATCGGCTTCACGACCAACCCGTACCTGTCGCGCTCGTCGCCCTATCCGTCCGACGTCGCCAAGATGATCGAGGCGCCGATCTTCCACGTCAATGGCGACGATCCGGAAGCGGTCGTCTACGCCGCCAAGGTGGCGACCGAGTTCCGGATGAAGTTCCACAAGCCGGTCGTCATCGACATGTTCTGCTACCGGCGCTTCGGCCACAATGAGGGCGACGAGCCGGCGTTCACCCAGCCGATCATGTACCGGACGATCCGCAAGCACAAAACGTCCGTCCAACTCTATTCCGACAAGCTGATCGCCGAGGGGCACGTGACGGTCGACGACGTGGAGAAGATGAAGACCGACTGGCGCGAGCATCTGGAGATCGAGTTCCAGGCCGGCGAGGACTACAAGCCCAACAAGGCCGACTGGCTGGACGGCAAATGGTCCGGCCTGCAGCGCGCCGACAACCAGGACGAGCGCCGGCGCGGCAAGACCAACGTGCCGCTGAAGACGCTCAAGGAGATCGGCAAGCGGCTGACCACCGTGCCCGAGGACTTCAACATCCACCGCACGGTCAAGCGCTTCCTCGACAACCGCGCCAAGATGATCGACAGCGGCGAGGGCATCGACTGGGCGACCGCCGAGGCGTTGGCCTTCGGCTCGATCCTGCTCGACGGCCAGGGCGTGCGCCTTTCGGGCCAGGACGTCGAGCGCGGCACCTTCTCGCAGCGCCACTCGGTGCTCTACGACCAGGAATCCGAGAAGCGCTATACCCCGCTGAACGAGATCAAGGCCGGGCAGGGCCGCTACGAGGTCATCAACTCGATGCTCTCCGAGGAGGCGGTGCTCGGCTACGAATATGGCTACACGCTCGCCGAGCCGAACGCGCTGACCCTCTGGGAGGCACAATTCGGCGACTTCGCCAACGGCGCCCAGGTGATCTTCGACCAGTTCATCTCGTCGGGCGAGCGCAAATGGCTGCGCATGTCGGGTCTGGTCTGCCTCCTGCCGCACGGCTATGAGGGCCAGGGCCCGGAGCATTCGTCGGCACGGCTGGAACGGTTCCTGCAGATGTGCGCCGAGGACAACATGCAGGTCGCCAACTGCACCACGCCTGCGAACTATTTCCACATCCTGCGCCGGCAGCTCAAGCGCGAGTTCCGCAAGCCGCTCATCCTGATGACGCCGAAATCGCTGCTGCGGCACAAGCGGGCCACCTCGACGCTGACCGAGATGAGCGGCGAGAGCGCCTTCCACCGCCTGCTGTGGGACGATGCCGAGTACCGCAAGGACGACAGCGCCATCAAGCTGGTCACCGATTCCAAGATCCGCCGCGTGATCCTTTGCACCGGCAAGGTCTATTACGACCTCTACGAGGAGCGCGAGGAGCGCGGCATCAACGATGTCTACCTGCTGCGCATCGAACAGCTCTACCCGTTCCCGGCCAAGGCGCTGATCACCGAACTGTCGCGGTTCAGGAACGCCGAGATGGTCTGGTGCCAGGAAGAGCCCAAGAACATGGGCGCCTGGGCGTTCATCGATCCGTATCTGGAATGGGTGCTCGCGCACATCAACGCCAAGCATGACCGCGTGCGCTACACGGGCCGGCCGGCCTCGGCGTCGACCGCCACCGGCCTCATGGGCACCCACAAGGCCCAGCTCGAAGCGTTCCTCGAGGACGCGCTCGGCGACTGA
- the odhB gene encoding 2-oxoglutarate dehydrogenase complex dihydrolipoyllysine-residue succinyltransferase, translating into MSKEIRVPTLGESVTEATIGQWFKKPGDTVSDGETLVELETDKVTLEVPSPGSGTLAEIAANEGDTVEVDALLGTLTEGEGAPAKEAPTKETPAPSGSEAESPGMKEARDEPQPIGDHGAEPENFPGKTDMQPSPAAAKLIDENDLDASNIGGSGKRGQVLKSDVLDAIAKGTGAPSEPAETPKVARAPSAQEDQVREERVRMTKLRQTIARRLKDAQNTAAMLTTYNEVDMSAVMAMRSKYKDLFEKKHDVKLGFMGFFTRAVCHALKEIPSVNAEIDGTDIIYKNYAHIGVAVGTDKGLVVPVVRDADRMSIAEVELEIGRLGRAARDGNLSMADMQGGTFTISNGGVYGSLMSSPILNAPQSGILGMHKIQERPVALNGEVVIRPMMYLALSYDHRIVDGKEAVTFLVRVKESLEDPERFVLDL; encoded by the coding sequence ATGTCGAAGGAAATCCGCGTACCCACACTCGGTGAGTCGGTCACCGAAGCCACGATCGGCCAATGGTTCAAGAAGCCCGGCGACACCGTCTCCGACGGCGAGACCCTGGTCGAGCTGGAGACCGACAAGGTCACCCTCGAAGTGCCGTCGCCGGGCTCGGGCACGCTGGCCGAGATCGCCGCCAACGAGGGCGACACGGTCGAGGTGGACGCTCTGCTCGGCACGCTGACCGAAGGCGAGGGCGCGCCGGCCAAGGAAGCACCGACAAAGGAAACCCCGGCCCCGTCGGGTTCGGAGGCCGAATCGCCGGGCATGAAGGAAGCCAGGGACGAGCCGCAGCCGATCGGCGACCACGGCGCCGAACCGGAAAACTTCCCCGGCAAGACCGACATGCAGCCCTCCCCGGCCGCAGCCAAACTGATCGACGAGAACGATCTGGACGCCAGCAACATCGGCGGCTCGGGCAAGCGCGGCCAGGTGCTCAAGTCGGACGTGCTCGATGCGATCGCCAAGGGCACTGGCGCCCCGTCGGAGCCCGCCGAGACGCCTAAGGTGGCCCGGGCGCCCTCGGCGCAGGAGGATCAGGTGCGCGAGGAACGGGTGCGCATGACCAAGCTGCGCCAGACCATCGCCCGGCGCCTGAAGGACGCGCAGAACACCGCCGCCATGCTGACCACCTACAACGAGGTGGACATGAGCGCGGTCATGGCGATGCGCTCGAAATACAAGGATCTGTTCGAGAAGAAGCACGATGTGAAGCTCGGCTTCATGGGCTTCTTCACGCGGGCCGTCTGCCATGCCCTCAAGGAGATCCCCTCGGTCAACGCCGAGATCGACGGCACCGACATCATCTACAAGAACTACGCGCACATCGGCGTCGCCGTGGGCACCGACAAGGGGCTCGTCGTGCCCGTCGTGCGCGATGCCGACCGGATGTCGATCGCCGAGGTGGAACTGGAGATCGGGCGGCTCGGCCGGGCGGCCCGCGACGGCAACCTTTCGATGGCCGACATGCAGGGCGGCACCTTCACCATTTCGAACGGCGGCGTCTACGGTTCGCTGATGTCCTCGCCGATCCTGAACGCGCCCCAGTCGGGCATTCTGGGCATGCACAAGATCCAGGAACGCCCCGTCGCGCTGAACGGCGAGGTGGTGATCCGGCCGATGATGTATCTGGCGCTGAGCTACGATCACCGCATCGTCGACGGCAAGGAGGCGGTGACGTTCCTGGTCCGTGTCAAGGAGAGCCTGGAAGACCCCGAACGGTTCGTGCTGGATCTGTAG
- a CDS encoding DUF4160 domain-containing protein yields MPRIASVEGVAIYMYADDHPPPHVHARFAGDDMMVEIENAGVLRGDLPAGKKQAVLAWVLASTSPLMQAWLDLRAGRLPEKIR; encoded by the coding sequence ATGCCGCGGATTGCCAGCGTTGAGGGCGTGGCGATCTATATGTACGCTGACGATCACCCGCCGCCACATGTCCACGCGCGGTTTGCAGGAGACGATATGATGGTGGAAATCGAAAATGCCGGTGTCCTGCGCGGCGACCTGCCGGCGGGGAAGAAGCAGGCCGTACTTGCCTGGGTCCTCGCGTCGACAAGCCCGCTGATGCAGGCTTGGCTGGACCTGCGAGCCGGACGCCTCCCGGAGAAAATCCGATGA
- a CDS encoding DUF2442 domain-containing protein, with product MSIPQDVRAREVEVVLPGVLKMTWDDGYVGLVDIRPIIKEGPMFAFLRDDPDSFAGVRIGEHGHSIYWQDPQGNEIDFGADTLRQRAERQAAILELAS from the coding sequence ATGAGCATCCCCCAAGACGTGCGCGCCCGCGAGGTAGAGGTCGTATTGCCAGGCGTTCTCAAGATGACGTGGGATGACGGCTATGTCGGCCTCGTCGATATTCGCCCGATCATCAAGGAGGGCCCGATGTTCGCCTTCCTCCGCGACGATCCGGACAGTTTCGCCGGCGTCCGGATCGGCGAGCATGGACACAGCATCTACTGGCAGGATCCGCAGGGCAACGAGATCGACTTCGGTGCCGACACGCTTCGCCAACGTGCCGAACGTCAGGCTGCCATCCTTGAACTTGCCAGCTAA
- the lpdA gene encoding dihydrolipoyl dehydrogenase, whose product MSYDVVVIGSGPGGYVCAIKAAQLGLKTAIVEKWPTLGGTCLNIGCIPSKALLHASEMFHQAGHDLKPLGVDVGKPKLDLKAMLAHKDATVKANVDGVSFLMKKNKVDVLQGTGSILGEGKVSVTPEKGEAQEIETRNIVIATGSDVAGIPGVDVAFDDKVIVSSEGALKLEKVPAKMIVVGGGVIGLELGSVWSRLGAEVTVVEYLDTILGGMDGDVSRQFQKLLAKQGLTFKLGAKVTDVHKAGKGGHVTYEPVKGGDAETLNADVVLVATGRKPYTEGLGLEKAGVVLDDRGRVDINEHWQTSVTGIWAIGDVVRGPMLAHKAEDEGMAVAERIAGQAGHVNYGVIPNVVYTEPEVASVGRTEEELKADGVEYTVGKFPFSANGRARAMLATDGFVKILADKTTDRVLGVHIVGRGAGDLIHECAVLMEFGGSSEDLARTCHAHPTMSEAVREAALASATGKPLHM is encoded by the coding sequence ATGAGCTATGATGTCGTGGTAATCGGTTCGGGCCCGGGCGGCTATGTGTGCGCGATCAAGGCCGCGCAGCTTGGCCTGAAGACGGCGATCGTCGAGAAATGGCCGACGCTCGGCGGCACCTGCCTGAACATCGGCTGCATCCCGTCCAAGGCGCTGCTGCACGCTTCGGAGATGTTCCATCAGGCCGGCCATGACCTCAAGCCGCTCGGCGTCGACGTCGGCAAGCCCAAGCTCGATCTCAAGGCGATGCTCGCCCACAAGGACGCGACGGTCAAAGCCAATGTCGACGGCGTCTCCTTCCTGATGAAGAAGAACAAGGTCGATGTCCTGCAGGGCACCGGGTCGATCCTGGGCGAAGGCAAGGTCAGCGTCACGCCCGAAAAGGGCGAAGCGCAGGAGATCGAGACAAGGAACATCGTCATCGCGACCGGCTCCGATGTCGCCGGCATTCCCGGCGTCGATGTCGCGTTCGACGACAAGGTGATCGTCTCGTCCGAAGGCGCCCTCAAGCTGGAGAAGGTGCCCGCCAAGATGATCGTGGTGGGTGGCGGGGTGATCGGGCTCGAACTGGGCTCGGTCTGGTCGCGTCTCGGCGCCGAGGTGACGGTCGTCGAATATCTCGACACGATCCTTGGCGGCATGGACGGCGATGTATCGCGCCAGTTCCAGAAGCTTCTGGCCAAGCAGGGGCTGACCTTCAAGCTCGGCGCCAAGGTCACCGATGTGCACAAGGCCGGCAAGGGCGGCCATGTCACCTACGAGCCGGTCAAGGGCGGCGACGCCGAAACGCTCAATGCCGATGTCGTGCTCGTCGCCACGGGCCGCAAGCCCTACACCGAGGGGCTTGGCCTCGAGAAGGCGGGCGTCGTGCTCGACGACCGCGGCCGGGTCGACATCAACGAGCACTGGCAGACCTCGGTCACCGGAATCTGGGCGATCGGCGATGTCGTCAGGGGACCGATGCTCGCCCACAAGGCCGAGGACGAGGGCATGGCCGTCGCCGAACGGATCGCCGGCCAGGCCGGCCACGTCAACTACGGCGTCATCCCGAACGTCGTCTATACCGAGCCCGAGGTCGCCTCGGTCGGCAGGACCGAAGAGGAACTGAAGGCCGACGGCGTCGAATACACCGTCGGCAAGTTCCCGTTCAGCGCCAACGGCCGCGCTCGCGCGATGCTGGCGACCGACGGCTTCGTGAAGATCCTTGCCGACAAGACCACCGACCGCGTGCTCGGCGTGCACATCGTCGGCCGCGGTGCCGGCGACCTGATCCACGAATGCGCCGTGCTGATGGAGTTCGGCGGATCGTCCGAGGATCTGGCGCGCACCTGCCATGCCCACCCGACCATGAGCGAGGCCGTCCGCGAAGCCGCGCTCGCCTCGGCCACCGGCAAGCCGCTGCACATGTAA
- a CDS encoding pyridoxamine 5'-phosphate oxidase family protein encodes MADISKAHTDPKGQLWEAVENATAIMVGSTDHSQHMQPMAPLLARDEEAIWFYTKADTELAQTVGSQGGTVHVCLIGKDHDFHACLRGHLSVQRSPEHIERFWSPMAEAWFGDKDNPGLTMLCFKPGHAEIWASTDSRIRFGWEIAKANVTDAEPDVGYKTEINF; translated from the coding sequence ATGGCAGACATTTCCAAGGCCCACACCGATCCCAAGGGACAGCTCTGGGAGGCGGTCGAGAACGCCACCGCAATCATGGTCGGCAGCACCGATCACAGCCAGCACATGCAACCGATGGCGCCGCTTCTGGCACGCGACGAGGAAGCGATCTGGTTCTACACCAAGGCCGACACCGAACTGGCGCAGACCGTGGGATCGCAAGGCGGCACCGTGCATGTCTGCCTGATCGGCAAGGATCACGATTTCCACGCCTGCCTGCGCGGGCACCTGTCGGTGCAACGCAGCCCCGAACACATCGAACGGTTCTGGTCGCCGATGGCCGAGGCCTGGTTCGGCGACAAGGACAATCCCGGCCTGACCATGCTTTGCTTCAAGCCCGGCCATGCCGAAATCTGGGCTTCCACCGACAGCCGTATCCGGTTCGGCTGGGAGATCGCCAAGGCCAACGTCACCGATGCCGAGCCCGATGTGGGCTACAAGACCGAGATCAACTTCTGA